A single genomic interval of Oryza sativa Japonica Group chromosome 7, ASM3414082v1 harbors:
- the LOC4343787 gene encoding uncharacterized protein, with translation MSVTAGVALAVADAVWAEIRSAGQASDEHLSILEALFGKNMVRACKILDEGGVRRVTGAPSGRSLFLVMGESRRKEEYICFPEHLCTCYSFFYDIVGRGEQLCCKHQLAARLAEAVSKHQDIEVTDEELAHMLAKL, from the exons aTGTCCGTCACCGCCGGggtcgccctcgccgtcgccgacgcggtGTGGGCGGAGATCAGGTCCGCGGGCCAAGCCTCCGACGAGCACCTATCCAT CCTCGAGGCCTTGTTCGGCAAGAACATGGTGCGCGCCTGCAAGATCCTCGACGAGGGCGGCGTCCGCCGCGTCACCGGCGCGCCCAGCGGCCGCTCGCTCTTCCTT GTGATGGGGGagtcgaggaggaaggaggagtacATCTGCTTCCCAGAGCACCTCTGCACCTGCTACTCCTTCTTCTACGACATCGTCGGCCGCGGCGAGCAGCTCTGC tgcAAGCACCAGTTAGCAGCCCGACTTGCGGAGGCCGTCAGTAAGCACCAGGACATTGAGGTAACCGATGAGGAGTTGGCCCACATGCTTGCTAAACTCTGA
- the LOC107278381 gene encoding uncharacterized protein — MQEMASQRLLLLLAVLLLTLLAATTAVVGGHGGDDVAGAEEAKPPDDDGAAAKLDVRARRWPRFPATDGQLVRGSARRVPNSSDPLHNR; from the coding sequence ATGCAGGAGATGGCCAGCCAAAGGCTactgctcctcctcgccgtcctgcTCCTGACATTGCtcgccgcgacgacggcggtcgTCGGGGGACACGGCGGtgacgacgtcgccggcgccgaagAAGCGAAGCCGCCGGACGacgacggggcggcggcgaagctcgaCGTGCGGGCGAGGAGGTGGCCGCGGTTCCCGGCGACGGACGGGCAGCTGGTCCGTGGCAGCGCGCGGCGAGTGCCCAACTCGTCGGACCCTCTCCACAACCGCTGA
- the LOC4343788 gene encoding MFP1 attachment factor 1, with protein MAEDAPSAAAAEGSQHASAAEGGSAAAAASAAPAAKAAEALLPSLSIWPPSQRTRDAVVRRLVQTLVAPSILSQRYGAVPEAEAGRAAAAVEAEAYAAVTESSSAAAAPASVEDGIEVLQAYSKEVSRRLLELAKSRAAPSPAAAAPAEGAASESEAAAAPAPAEE; from the coding sequence ATGGCGGAGGACgcccccagcgccgccgccgccgaggggaGCCAGCACGCGTCGGCCGCGGAGGgaggctccgccgccgccgcagcttccGCGGCACCAGCCGCCAAGGCCGCGGAGGCGCTGCTCCCGTCGCTCAGCATCTGGCCCCCGTCGCAGCGCACGCGGGACGCCGTGGTGCGCCGCCTCGTGCAGACGCTGGTCGCGCCCAGCATCCTCTCCCAGCGCTACGGGGCCGTCCCGGAGGCCGAGGccgggcgcgccgccgccgcggtcgagGCCGAGGCCTACGCCGCCGTCACCGagtcgtcgtccgccgccgccgccccggcctcCGTCGAGGACGGGATCGAGGTGCTGCAGGCGTACTCCAAGGAggtcagccgccgcctcctcgagcTCGCCAAGTCCCGCGCCGCTCCGtctccggcagcggcggcgcccgcggagGGGGCCGCGTCCGAGTcggaggctgctgctgctcctgctccagCGGAGGAGTAA
- the LOC107276974 gene encoding vesicle transport protein GOT1 yields MVSFEMSELKKIGLGLSGFGVLFSFLGIIMLFDKGFLAIGNILFVSGVSLTIGPKSTVQFFTKPKNHKGSIAFGIGFFLVLIGWPFFGMLAEAYGFVKLFRGFWPTAAVYLQKSPTFGWIFHHPLVTSLITRFRGRRVPV; encoded by the exons ATGGTTTCCTTCGAGATGAGTGAACTCAAGA AGATTGGGCTGGGCTTATCTGGGTTCGGAGTTCTGTTCTCGTTTCTTGGGATCATCATGCTGTTTGACAAGGGGTTCCTTGCAATAGGAAAC ATTCTGTTTGTGTCTGGTGTTTCACTGACCATTGGACCGAAGTCAACCGTGCAGTTCTTCACCAAGCCTAAGAATCACAAG GGCTCGATTGCTTTTGGAATTGGCTTCTTCCTGGTCCTTATTGGTTGGCCGTTCTTTGGCATGCTGGCAGAGGCATACGGCTTCGTCAAGCTCTTCAG AGGCTTCTGGCCAACTGCTGCTGTTTACCTGCAAAAGAGCCCCACCTTCGGTTGGATATTCCACCACCCTCTTGTGACTTCG CTGATCACTAGGTTCAGGGGAAGACGAGTCCCGGTGTGA
- the LOC9268029 gene encoding uncharacterized protein isoform X1: protein MLLPPDVRRPKSLPPRDENRGARVMLMEKTLLNPIFLVALMMYSLLIGNSLSGRTATPHGYGAPPPSPAGLATFMGVSFMCLSFVTVGMVHLVLVLHLTMVRGVGGFPRLTILFRWFMPACLLASTFVYFVQSMHTTRYGIWRSEWITFCIAGVIFVVINLSMMLRPLRQVGLTAFE, encoded by the exons ATGCTCCTGCCACCCGACGTTCGTCGCCCCAAATCACTGCCGCCAAGAG ACGAGAACCGGGGTGCAAGGGTGATGCTGATG GAAAAGACCCTCCTGAATCCGATCTTCCTCGTGGCGCTTATGATGTACTCGCTTCTCATCGGGAACAGCCTTAGCGGCCGGACGGCTACCCCACATGGATATGGGGCTCCACCCCCATCTCCAGCTGGGCTCGCCACGTTCATGGGGGTCAGCTTCATGTGCCTCTCATTCGTGACGGTGGGCATGGTTCACCTTGTGCTTGTTCTTCATCTTACGATGGTGAGGGGAGTCGGCGGTTTTCCAAGGCTGACGATTCTCTTTCGTTGGTTCATGCCTGCTTGCCTCCTGGCGTCCACCTTTGTATACTTTGTCCAGTCCATGCACACAACGCG TTATGGCATATGGAGGAGCGAGTGGATAACCTTCTGCATCGCGGGGGTCATCTTTGTCGTGATCAATCTCTCAATGATGCTG AGGCCATTGAGGCAGGTTGGCTTGACTGCCTTCGAGTAG
- the LOC9268029 gene encoding uncharacterized protein isoform X2 produces the protein MDLPQQQQHPEINLDENRGARVMLMEKTLLNPIFLVALMMYSLLIGNSLSGRTATPHGYGAPPPSPAGLATFMGVSFMCLSFVTVGMVHLVLVLHLTMVRGVGGFPRLTILFRWFMPACLLASTFVYFVQSMHTTRYGIWRSEWITFCIAGVIFVVINLSMMLRPLRQVGLTAFE, from the exons ATGGATCttccgcagcagcagcagcatcccgAGATCAATCTCG ACGAGAACCGGGGTGCAAGGGTGATGCTGATG GAAAAGACCCTCCTGAATCCGATCTTCCTCGTGGCGCTTATGATGTACTCGCTTCTCATCGGGAACAGCCTTAGCGGCCGGACGGCTACCCCACATGGATATGGGGCTCCACCCCCATCTCCAGCTGGGCTCGCCACGTTCATGGGGGTCAGCTTCATGTGCCTCTCATTCGTGACGGTGGGCATGGTTCACCTTGTGCTTGTTCTTCATCTTACGATGGTGAGGGGAGTCGGCGGTTTTCCAAGGCTGACGATTCTCTTTCGTTGGTTCATGCCTGCTTGCCTCCTGGCGTCCACCTTTGTATACTTTGTCCAGTCCATGCACACAACGCG TTATGGCATATGGAGGAGCGAGTGGATAACCTTCTGCATCGCGGGGGTCATCTTTGTCGTGATCAATCTCTCAATGATGCTG AGGCCATTGAGGCAGGTTGGCTTGACTGCCTTCGAGTAG